The genome window GCTCTAATTACAAATAACAACTCTCCCCAGCCACGAGCAGGGAGGGAAGTCTGAAGCCCCAAGGCGAACCCCACCGTGGCCACTTCCTACCTCCACGAAGTTGAaggtcatttaacttctctaaacttACTTTCCTCGACAGTAAGCCCTCTGTAACTGTTAGCTAGTCCCAGTATGATTcgtgtttcctcatctatgatgCGGCCTGAGAGATGCAGCCGGGGCTGGGAACCCACGTCTGGTTCTGTGCAGACACTTTCCTGAACTGCTCTCATGAGTCACCTCATCCAGTGCTCACAACCACCTACGCCGTGtgagaggggaaactgaggcacggagggCTGACAAAATGTACGCAAGGCGTCCCAACTAGTGAACTACAGAGATCAGTGtcgatttttaaaatgtagttaaaTACAGATAATGATGTTTCAAGTTTACCATCTGAACCATTTTTAAGCGTCCAGTTGGgcggcattaagtacattcacggtGGTGTGCAGCCATCGCCACCATGCACGTCTAGAACTGCTCATCTTCCCCGGAGGAAAGTCTCTTCCCAATTAGACAGCAGCCCCCGTCCCCATCCCCCAGACTGTGCCCCCCCCATCCTACTCTCTGTCTCTAGGAATCTGACGACTCTAAGCagctatataaatgaaatcatccagtatctgtcctttttttttaaataaataaatttatttattttattagctgtgttgggtctttttttgctgtgtgcaggctttctttagctgtggtgagcgggggctgctctttgttgtggtgcacaggctcctcattgccgtggcttctcttgttgcagagcatgggctctaggcacgtgggcttcagtagttgcagcacatgggctcaatagttgtggctcatgggctttaaagcacaggcttaatagttgtggcgcatgggcttagttgctccgcggcatgtgggatctacctggagcagggatcgaacccgtgtcccctgcattggcaggcggattcttaaccactgcgccacctaggaagccctcagtatctgtccttttgtgtctggctgatGTCACTGACCATAATGCCTTGTAAGTGCATccgtgttgtagcaggtgtcagcacgtccttcctttttaaggctgaataacactCCCTTGTGTGGATGGACCACTTTTCCTTTATCCGTTCATTCactggtggacacttgggttgcttctgccTTTTGACTACTGTGCGTAGTGCTGCTGTGGACACCGGTGTACAAggatctcttcaagaccctgcttccCCTTCTGTTGGGGAGATCCCTagcagtagaattgctggattctATGGCAGTCCTATGTTTGATTTCTCCAGGCAACCTCAATTTGAAGCCAGGAAaggcaaagaagaaggaaatgaaattctAGTTCACTGCCATCAGAGCAGCGGACAGTAACTCCTCTCCCAGTACTACGTACTAGTGAGGCCATGGAGCAATGGGAACTCTGCGGGACGGTCATTTCAGCAACCCCTGTAGCGAGGGATTTGGCAACTTCTAGTTCAGCCAAAGTACAGACGTGCTGTGCGTGGGCAGGTTCCTGAGCGACGTGCTCACACGTAGGCAGAGAGGCCCAGACGGCAGCCCCAAAGGAGGCACTACCCTGATGGGCACCCAGGAGACCTGGGGGAAGATGCCCACAGATCCAGTCCTGCAGCCGGTGGGATATGGATCTAGACCACGTGGTGCATCTACAGACGGTTAGAGCACATGCGAGATGGCAGTGCACGCTGCttgagcctccccaccccccccgcaGGAAAGGTCTCCGAATGTGTGGGGGAGTGGGCTACACCCAGCTCCCAGCGGTGGTTGACGCTGGGGCAGGAGGGTAGGGTCGGGCCGCCAGTGTGATCCGCATGAGATGGGGGCAGGGCAGACGCCCCGGCAGAGGCCGCAGGTGGAAGGCAGGTGGGGCTgagaaagaagaggcagaagTAAAACCAGAAGTCAGCGGTCCTGAAGAGCAATGGAGGGCAAAGATCCAAGTGAAAGGCAGGGAACGGAAGAAAAGACTAGAAACTCATGAAAATGGTTAGAAGGACCTGCTGATCTAGCAGGGCCTGGGCTGCAAAGAGCAAGCAGGCTTGGGGAGCTCTCCTGGCCTGTGGGCGCCGGGCCCCAGAATTCAGCACAGGCCGCTTAGCAGAGAGGCAGCCGGGGCTCGAGGGGCACCTGGCAGCTGGAAACAGCGGGAACCCAAGCTCCACTTAGAAGGGGAAGAGGCGCTCTCTAAGTATATGGCTATTTGGGGGTTTGGTTGGGAACAGAAATCGGCTAGTTTATATTAACCCAAAGATTTCTACTCCTGGAAGGCTTCAGAGGTGAGAGGGAAATGCTCACCCGTGGGACGTGCCCAATTTTAAGTACCGAGAGACAAAATCTCCTTTGTCCTTCAGGCTGCGCTGAAACGCTCCTCGGGGTGTGGGCATCTCCTCTCTGCCGTGAAACACGATGGTGAAGAGCGCTGCTCAAATACAGTTGGGTGAACTGTCCTGTTAACACTGATGACAGCCGCACTGTTTTGTTTGTGAATGTAACTTTCAACTATCTTATGAGTAGTATTCTcaagaattttataattaaatttttataatgaaaaatatctgAAGCAGCTATAGGAGATATTAAAATTTGACAAACCTAGCTGATGTGTAGACAAGAAACCCAAAAGctacaaagaaaaagacaggCATATAGACATCACGACTAGGGAAACCTTCAACCATTTTCCTTTAAGATGCCCcacacggacttccctggtgacgcagtggttaagaatccgcctgccaatgcaggggacacgggttcgagccctgctccaggaagatcccacatgccacagagcaactgagcccgtgcgccacaactactgagcctgcgctctagagcccgcgagtcacaactattgagcccgtgtgccacaactaatgaaacccccacacctagagcctgtgctttgcaacaagggaaaagccactgcaatgagaagcctgagcactgcaacgaagagcagcccccgctcgcctcaactagagaaagcccgtgcacagcaacaaagacccaatgcagccaataaataaataaatatttaataaaaaaaaagatgcccacAAAGACAAAAGACCATGAGATTAAGAAAGCATATGTATCTTCTGtatgacagatgaatggttaatgtttataatataaatataatataaaacaagCTCCTgcaaacttctggaagaaaaagtCCAATAATGAGGAAAGGATATAAACCAATAACCTACAGAAGAACAAATCCTAACTTCCAACAGACAAGGGCACGAGCACCAGTTGTGTtcaagtgtgcatgtgtgtgtgtgtgtgtgtgtgtgtgtgtgtgtgtgtgtgtgtgtgtgtggtggggcacGAGTTAAAGTCACAGTGAGGTCTTGCTTTGCCCTCATCAGATgagtgcaaaatgaaaaagccCGCCGACACCTTGCCAGTgggtgggggcctggggaggCCTCTCTCACTACTGTTAGAAACATGAACCATGACACTAGTCGGAGGGAAAAGCAACTGGGTGCCCTTGAGTCGCCTCCTGAGCCTGACCCAGAGGAAGGCGAGCTCCACCCAGGGCACAGGGTGAGGGCGGCCGGTGTAGACGCCACTGCAGCCAcgtggggctgggggcggcaTCTGGGCCCAGCGCCAAGAGTGGGAAAGACAGGTGCAGGGGGGTGCGTCTTCTGTGCCGGGGCCACTACAACCCTGATGGCACCCTCGGGTGGCTCATTGTCCCTGCGGTGAGCCTCTATACCTGCACGATCAGAGCAAAACCAATACCACTAGTTCAGGGGGAGCACATCCCCAGGCCACATGTGGGGAAGCGAGGAAGAGCCCATGTGGCAACGCCACTATCACTGCTTCCCGGGAGAGGTGGGGCATTGCAGCAAACGGGGCTTTGGACCCAGAGGCCAGCCGCCTGCCTTTCTGATGCTCAGTGTTGAAACTTTCAGCGAAGTCGAACATCTATAGTTTCAGTTTCTGCGAAATGAGGGTGTTGGCGCAGATGGTTTCTGAGATCCCGCCCAGCTTCAGAACCTCTAAACCGTTAGGCCAAACACAGGGAGAGGGCCCATCTGGTAACCCTTGGCGTCTCTGTTTTTCGGGTTCAAGATACGGAGGAAAGAGCAGAGCCAGGAGGGGTCCCGGCCAGCAGCCTCCATCCTCAGGCACCTCAGACATCACGGGTGCCCTCGCAGCCTGGGGCAAATAAATCAGACAACCCTACATTGAGCCAAGCCAACCAAAGCCAAAGGTCTGGAACCTTCTCTTTCTGCCCCCCATTTCTGATCAGGGTTTCTGAAAGTGCGGCCAGCATTAGCCACGCAGCTTCCTGCATCCCCTCTAGCCCTGGTGAGTCCTGGCTTCCAGGACAACAAATGTTTTAGTACCAGTGTGTCCCTGTAATAGTGGCCTCCCCAGATGGGACCTACCCTGAGGCACGGTgggccctccccactccctccctttTTCGCCGCCCCTCTCCTAAGCGGGCTGGGCCTAGCTCACCAGACTGGCCCCACTCTCACCTCCCACTCAGTGCACGAGTGGGCCAGTGGGAGCTCCCTCTGGGGATACCAGCTCGCGGGCTGCCTCATGGATCATGAGCCGACGGGTGAAGCTAGCTGTGGGCCGAGCCCCCGGCGCCTGCCGCCTTGGAAAGCGATCCCGGTGCCGGCGTGCTAACGGCCTGCACGTGGGCCCTGCAGTCTGCGCGGCTCGcgggcccagctctgcccagagCTGCGGCCAGTGTTGTTGGAGCGGCCCGTACTTCTCTCCGCCTGGCCGCCTTGTGGTGTCACACCTCCCTGCCCGGGGTGTGGTGGCGGCGAGGCGGCTGCAACGCCAGGCCATTGGTGGGTGCCACAGCGGGCCCCGCCCCCAAGCCAGCGACCCTTAGTGAGCACCTGCCACCCAGCCACGTTCGTGGTGCTGCTCAGCCACTGGTGGGCACCACAGCgggccctgcccccttcccctctcACGTATAAAAGGAGCCTGAGTTCGGATAGGGGAAGATGGGTTTTCGAGAcgttagtctgccatcttctcggtttgccggctttccgaataaagtggTCTTCCTTGcttcaacacctcgtctctgattcattcGCCTGTCGTGCggcaagcagagcgagcttggactcgctAACATCCCTAATGTCCCAGAAGATGTGCATATACTAAAAAAAGGTTCATGGTTTACCTGACCACCTTGTGTGGGAGGGCTGGCAGGAGGCAGTGGTGTTGGGCTTCTGGAGGTTTCTGCCCCACCCGAGGTGTCCCTTCCACACGAGTCTCTCCTTTGGGTGGAGTCCACCCCGCCCTGGGTCTCCCCAGGCCCCAAAGTGGAAAAGACCCCCTGCGGTCCCGCCCACAGTGGTGTGCGTAGTTCTCCACGAAACAACCCTGAATCACCCTGATCTCAGAGTGCCACCTGTTTCCTGTGGGGACCCAGCCTGACACAGGAGTGGAACGAAACCCAGAAGGTGCTCAGGGTTATTTATTAAACAGGcattggtaaaaataaaataaaataaaataaaacaaaaacaacaaaataagttATGGGTGCTTACGGTTCAAAGGTATGGAATGAACGTAGCCATGCAAAGCCCCACTTCTCAGGGGATCCACTCTGTCAAGAAAGGAAGCAGTGACTGAGAGGTAGCAAAGAAGGGGGGAATTAGAGCCTACCCCGCACCAGAACCTGGTCCTCCCCCATTCTTCCACACTCCCACCTCCATCTCAACTGAGGGATCACGTCTTTcgcctccctccctctggcctcTTCAAGGACATGCCCAGCCTTTGAACTCTTCTAGGACACACAGAGCCTTCAAGATAACTGTAGTGGAACAAAGCGGCTTCCCAAAGCAAATGCTGCCCCGGCTCTTCACACACGGCAGGCCCCGCCTTGGGGCCCAgtcctgggggggaggggcagtggcaATGCTCACCCACAGGATTCTTCAGGTAACAACTTGGTTGAGACCCACCGCCCCCTGGAGATGTGCCAGTTGGGACAGAACATCCTGCCCAGGTACCTGGTTTCAAAAGTACCTTGGTAGTCATGGCAACAGTCCACATGCCAACCCTCCAGGCTCCAGGGAGAGCGGCCTCAGGGGACACTGAACAGATGCACGTGGGCTGCCCGGCCTGAGATGCCATTCGGCAGGGACAGGGagtcctctcccctctgccctcacctTTGTCTTTAAAGACCAGATGCCTTTCAGCTGATGGGGAGTGAAACAGGTGTCTAAAGAACACATTAACCAGCTGGAGAAAGAATGCAGAGGGAGATGGTCTCCAAAGGGCAAACCAAAGGCAGAGTCCTCGGCATCTCTTGGGTCTCAGTATCCCCCCACCCAAGGGGACTCGCTGATTCAAACGCCATCATCTGCACGAGAAGCACACTTCAGGGCTGAAAGGTGCCAACTCCAAGGCCCTTCTCTGAGATGCCGTCAGGGGATCATGGTTCCTAAGGACCTGGGTTTCTCCATGGGTGACAGACACTTCACAGTTCAGTAACCCTGGCTGCTAAGGACATCTAAGCTACACCCTGGCTCTGAGGGAAGACCCAGCAGGCAACATTCTGTTGAGAATTCAACTTTTGACATTTGTGGGTGTTTCCTCATCTAGCTGTACCCTGCCTTGTTCTACAAAGGATCTGAGGTGACTTGGCTTCCATGTGACCTGCTGTCAGCTTGACAGTCGCAGATGTCACAATGAGTTAGTGCTCTGGCCTTTGGACTTCCCCATCGGTCTGCTAGGCACGTGCGTTTAACATGACTCAGTCTCCCTGACGCCAGATACCTCTGGGGAGGCTCACTGGTAACCCCAGGGCCTGGCCTGCCCCACTGTCACCAGCCCATGCTTGTCGCCAACATCCTGAAGCAGACAACCACTCTCTGTCCAACTGCAAGTCTCATGGGTTTCTTGGGGTCATTTCCCCCCaacattttattgtgaaaaatttcaaactacagaaaaattacaagaaTAGTAAAATGGACCCCCACACCCCCGGCCCCTAGATATTTGCTTTAACCCTTTGAAAGGAAGTTGTAGACAGCATAACATTtcataatattgaatatttatatcTGTAATACTGAAGCCCAACTTCAAAGGAAGGGACACTTGTCTATGTAATCATCATCTCTCACTGCACCCAGGACACTGAACACTGATGACAGAGTGCCATCGgacaatgcttttttttctttctttttttaattagggtTTTCCAGTGTGGACCAGGAAACCTGCTAGACAAATTCTGAAAGAGCTGTACCGCTGGATAGCGCATTTTGACATTGGGGGGGTCAGTGGCCGTAAgcaccttttctccacactttaaTGCATCTTCCCCGCAGGAGGGCGTCTTTGGCAGGTGTTTAAGTTGGTCAGGAACAAGAAGGCAAAGTGGAACTGGAGCACATCACAGACTTTGGACCAGAAGTGGCCCGTGAGCCACTGGAAGAGACGCCACTGTGCGAGCTCACGGTCACACAGCTTGAGGACCACAAAGCCGAGGCAGGAGAGCATGCCCAGAGCCAAGTACGTTCCCGAGGAAGCACTGCCGTGGCGCCCCTGGgtgcacagggcctggcccacagcGGCTGTGATGTGCATGCCCAGGGCCAACTCAAACCCACGGGGGTGCAGCAGGGCCAGGCTGTAACTGCACAGGGAGAGACCTTCGACGGCCAGGAACAGCCAGGGCTTCCAGCCCCTGTCCAGGCACAGGCACCAGGCCACCGGCCACGCAAAGATGGGCAAGGTGAGCCACTGGTCCAGCACAGCGGTGGGGTGCGTCTGCATCCCGATGCGCAGCCACTGAACTGGGCCATAGACCAGGGCCATGCCCGCGAAGATGTCCTTCAGGTAGTGAGCCCTCTGCGCCTCTGCGGGGCCCCCGGGGGCGCTGGCCTTCCTCTGCAGCCAGTATATCCCCAGGAGCACGTAGGCTACATTAACGAGCGAGTTGAAGGGCATggccaggaaggcagggaggctCGCAACTGGCACTTCAGCGTAGTGCTCATAGCCCACTTGGACAGAGACACCTGAGAAAACACCCATGTGGACGGTGGCCGCGCAGAGGCAGCTGACCAGGGCCACGTGGAAGAGCGCCTGCCCTGACTCGGGCTTCATCTGGAACCCTAGACAGCAGCCGCCTCTGCTGTTATTTCAGAATTCAGACAAACAGGTTTTGTGCAAAACACTCCTTGGCCTCCCAGCTGAGCCAGCAGGAAGAAGTCCCCGTGATTTCCGACGCAGATGCTGCGACCTTGCCctgagtggaggtggggggtcTGCTGATTGGTTGGCACCACTGGAGGACCGTTCTGcctttttcctttgtggttacAAAAAGAGTGTGGTTAAAGAGTGTGGGTAGAAAGAGAACCATCCAAAAAAGAGCGTCCATCTTCCTGGTTCTCAGCCTCAGGATCCACCAACAGTTGccatcaggaaaacaaaacaaaacaaaacagaaataaaagtacaGAAATACCCACAGTCTATTCACCGTCTGATGCACAGCCTCTAGAACCCTCTCTCACCTACAGGTTTCATGCCCCCTCTCCTGATACCTACGCTGTTCTTCTTTCATCTGTGTACTATAAAAATCCCGCTCCTTGCCCTAGTTCCCTTAGAGCCGCTGCATTTAGAGACTTAAATCTTCCGTAGGCCTCCTGTTAAAACTCAGAACGGGCTTTCCCACCTCAGTGGTATTACAAATGTGGAGGTTTCCAGGCCAGTCCCAAAGCCCTTTGAACCAAACACCCAGTGAAATGAGAAACCATTAGCTGTGGTCGAAGTTCTGGAACCTAAggcaaggggaggagggggagaagggggagggggaggggaggaaaggctCCTTTCCGCTTCTTGGGTGTGAGGCCAGGTGGCACAGGGAGCCATCCCCCAGGCCTGCCACCCTGGTtcaccctcctgccctcccctgaaGTGCTGCACCTTCCAAAATCACCTTCTGTCCTTGGCTCACAAGAAAACCTTCCACTTCCTGCAGTCACAGAGCagacagataatttaaaaacagtGTGGGCTTTTCATGGACCGTCAACTGCTCCAGGCCCACTGTGGTATGAGTTGGCCTGGTAGCCAAGAGATTTATTAATATCAACAAGAGAAGAAGTTCAATGCTGTGAAAATGACTCAAAGCCAAaatggcaggcaggcaggcatggAGAGGGACTGTCCAAAAACCCCAGCTCCCCGACCTActaaccatgtgaccttgggccttAACCCTTCCGGGCCTCAGTTTGCATACCTGTAGAATGGGGATGCTACTGGTACAACCCTGCAGAGTCTTTGTGTGAATTAAGTGGGTTCTTAGATATGTAGACCACTGTTTATTTTTGAGGCCTAACGTCCATGTCCCCTCCTGCAGTTCAGACCTtgaaggggcggggcggggtctgATTCTGTGCTGTCCCTCCGTTGCTCAGCAAAGACCTGCTCAATTTCGGTTCAAGTACAAAGCCAGCACCTCTGCTCCTTTTCCTCATCCTGTTTGCCATTTCACTTCTCAGACTGGCCCTGGGGCCCACCTGTAAGATCCAGGAAGGGGACCGTTGGGCCTCATGGTGAGCCTTCTAGATCCCATCCTGCCTTGGGGACCTGTTGTCAAGGGGACCAGCATTTCCACGAAGGAAGTGAAGGCCTTGTCCCGACCCTCACGTCAGCATGTGGCACTGCTGCACACCTCCCCGCTGCGGCCTCCAGTTAAGGAGCCTGCAGGTTGGGGCTGGGAAGGGggggctgcccctgccccagggttCCCACTTACAGGCTGGCCACTACTAATGTGGTCTGCACACAGCAGCCCGCAGCATCTCCCTCAAGGACAGCCCCTGCTCAGCACCCTTCAGTGGCTGGCTCTCCACTCACACACGATCAACACCCCAAGCTCTTGGCCAGACACCAAAGTGCTCATATAGTCCTGTGAGTCCCCAGGCAAAATCGTCCTTCTTGCCTCCTGTGCCTGGCCTGCTTACACCCTCAACTTGGCTATCGCTTCCTCTCCAGCACCGGCACTTCCCCATTCAGCTCCTGAGTCTGGCTGGGACACCAGCTGAGGCCCCACTTGGTATCTCCAGGTCCTTCCCTGACCCCACCTGGGGCCTGACTCCCTGGTGTGAAGAGCCAGGCCTCCCGGGTCCCACGCGGCCAGCACTAGCCTGACCCTCCTGTCTGCCAGCCAGCATGGAGGAGAGCTGGGGACCGGAGTCCAACAGTCTTCTTGATAGACAAGGAGGTCCAGGAAGGGTGTGGAAAGTGACTCCTCTCCGGCTGCTGGGCAGAGGCTGCTCGAGTCCTTGCGCAAGCTGAAAGCAACATGTAATCAAACCAACTTCCCAAGTCCACCAGAAAGGCCAGGCTGGGTACCCCTGAGCTGCTGTGACCCTTGTTACATGACTCCCGAagttcttcccagcttcccctggcaTGTGAAGGCCTAAGGGCTCACCAGCAGTCACCCCCTTTCCCCAGTCTGGTTCTGGGGTCTTTGGGGGACATCCTGCAAAACATGACAATCTCCTAAGGGGTTAAAACGTGTTCCTTAAAAGTCTCCTGCTTCCTTGGTCTATATACATTTAAGCAGGCACCACTATCACCTGTCATCTTCTTCGGCCTGTATCATTTATGACAACTGCTTGTGCCTGTCACTACTCTGACCACCTTTGTTCCTTTTCTGCAGGTAAGGGGACACCAGTCTGAGGGCTGTAGCATTGGACGCCAGCAGCAGGAGAGCTCAATCTGGACCACTTGGATGCCCAAGGAGTCTGGAACTACTGTAGTGATTCTTGAACTCTGTGGACAGAATCACTGAATGTGGGCAAGGCCCCTGGGAAACAGcagctcagtttccttattttacaGGGGAAGGACTGGGGGCCAGAGAGGTGACGTAAATGGCCAAGGTCACTTAGGGAAGTTGGTGGCACAGAAACACAGGTGAGGGCTCTTGTCCTTTGGCTGTGCCACAGGACTCTTTGGCCTTTTCTCAAACAAATGCTTCCAAATGCATAAACTAAAACAGAGAATTACAACATAAACTTAATATGTCTAAAGTtattaaagtatttttgaaaatgtatgatATAGTAATATATGTGCTTCTTTACTAATAGGTTAAATTACAGGATCTATGGGCAGGCTGAATACAGTAACTTCAAATCACTtcttctgtaataacctgtaatttAGTTAATCTCAGGATATCTACAAGAAAAGTTATACGATCTCAAATGA of Hippopotamus amphibius kiboko isolate mHipAmp2 chromosome X, mHipAmp2.hap2, whole genome shotgun sequence contains these proteins:
- the TMEM187 gene encoding transmembrane protein 187, with amino-acid sequence MKPESGQALFHVALVSCLCAATVHMGVFSGVSVQVGYEHYAEVPVASLPAFLAMPFNSLVNVAYVLLGIYWLQRKASAPGGPAEAQRAHYLKDIFAGMALVYGPVQWLRIGMQTHPTAVLDQWLTLPIFAWPVAWCLCLDRGWKPWLFLAVEGLSLCSYSLALLHPRGFELALGMHITAAVGQALCTQGRHGSASSGTYLALGMLSCLGFVVLKLCDRELAQWRLFQWLTGHFWSKVCDVLQFHFAFLFLTNLNTCQRRPPAGKMH